A genomic window from Passer domesticus isolate bPasDom1 chromosome Z, bPasDom1.hap1, whole genome shotgun sequence includes:
- the LOC135291268 gene encoding serine/threonine-protein kinase PAK 1-like, producing the protein MRENKNANIVSYLESYLVDEAVLLVLEYRDGGSLADVVTVRRMAVGHIATVCRECLQGLAFLHAKQVIHRDIKSDNILLGRDGSVKLGGYSC; encoded by the exons atgagagaaaataagaacgCCAATATTGTCAGCTACTTAGAAAG ctacCTTGTGGATGAGGCTGTCCTGCTGGTGTTGGAATATAGGGATGGAGGCTCCTTAGCTGATGTGGTCACCGTGAGAAGGATGGCTGTAGGACACATAGCAACAGTGTGTCGGGAG tgcctgcaaggcctggcTTTCCTTCATGCCAAGCAGGTGATCCACAGAGACATCAAAAGCGATAACATCCTTCTGGGCCGGGACGGCTCTGTCAAGCTGGGTGGGTATTCCTGCTGA